The sequence AGCCACCCATTTTTGACAAGCAAAGCCATTTGGGGCAGGGCCAAGGCCGCTTCCGGTCTGATCTTGACGAAAAAACCGGCCCCTTTCGGGGCCGGAAAGCAACGGGAAAAGCCTGGCCGGCCGGGTTACAGCCAGTAGGGATTGACCCCGTAATGATCATAGGAGCGTTTCTGCCAGTCGCGGTTGGAACGCCAGTCATCCGTATAGGCCGGTGCGCCCTCAAGCTGCGCTTTGGTCAGATCGGTAACATAGACGCCCCGCGCGCTGTCATAGCGCAGCTTGCCGAAGGGGATGGGATGATAGTCCGAACCGATCCCGAGGAACCCGCCGAACTGCAACACGCCATAGACGACTTTGCCCGAGGCGGGGTCGATCATGATATCGTCGATATGGCCAAGATCATCGCCCGCCGGGCTGTAGACCTTGGTGCCTTTGACGTCATCTTTGCCCGAAATCAGGTGGGCGGTGGTGGCTTCATATCCGGGAACTGCAGTGGTCATCTGTCTTCTCCTTTTGGAAAGATTAGGAAAGGTGGTCTGGTTCGGGCGCCCGGCTTACGTCCTGTGC is a genomic window of Gemmobacter sp. 24YEA27 containing:
- a CDS encoding PRC-barrel domain-containing protein, with translation MTTAVPGYEATTAHLISGKDDVKGTKVYSPAGDDLGHIDDIMIDPASGKVVYGVLQFGGFLGIGSDYHPIPFGKLRYDSARGVYVTDLTKAQLEGAPAYTDDWRSNRDWQKRSYDHYGVNPYWL